In Amyelois transitella isolate CPQ chromosome 3, ilAmyTran1.1, whole genome shotgun sequence, a single genomic region encodes these proteins:
- the LOC106135510 gene encoding septin-7 isoform X1 yields MNGSTTTVNGSAVNGNNGALNGIGAAPRTATLGTPSSYAYTSTGSLLGRGAAARPVPPPTLPKYSGSFSAGSTTTGLRERDRDGTGGSHRLASLERLALRQRIIEQNANNQVASLTALNNTAASNGGPTSATVTLTDTATLQSKRELFFKSDSVSGGTGPPPGAPPAPPIAPSALKDALAKRSATLPDPHENHHEANGTTPAAKLSNSVSVDSNSKPPNTAPPPTPAPPVPSSAPPAAPAPLRSTENIMKKPDHPPVAPKPELPKLEKPKTKELDGYVGFANLPNQVYRKAVKKGFEFTLMVVGETGLGKSTLINSLFLTDVYDREKQPGPSLRVKKTVGVETSVVLLKENGVNLTLTIVDTPGFGDAVDNSNCWQPIIDFVESKYEEFLNAESRVTRKAAPPDTRVHCCLYFIAPSGHGLKPLDVEFMQRLGDKVNIIPVIAKADTMTPEECKDFKEQIMKEIAQHKIKIYDFPESTGEEGEVGEVTRAIRSRVPFAVVGANTVIEQDGKRIRGRKYPWGIAEVENLEHCDFLALRNMVIRTHLQDLKDVTSSVHYENYRCRKLAGLSHDGKPHRINSNKNPLAQMEEEKREHDLKMKKMESEMEQVFEMKVREKRAKLKESEAELARRHEATRRALEAQARELEERQRALQAERAAWERDTGLSLDELRRRSLEANSKEAVDGKDKKDKKKKGLF; encoded by the exons ATGAACGGCAGCACGACGACGGTGAATGGAAGCGCCGTCAACGGTAACAATGGAGCGCTCAATGGAATTGGTGCAGCTCCACGAACGGCCACACTTGGGACTCCAAGTAGTTATGCCTACACATCCACCGGCTCCCTGCTAGGCAGAGGAGCTGCTGCTAGACCTGTACCACCGCCGACCCTTCCTAAGTATAGTGGATCTTTTAGTGCAGGCAGCACAACAACAGGCTTGCGAGAACGCGACAGAGATGGCACAGGAGGTTCTCACCGCCTGGCTAGCCTCGAAAGACTTGCTTTGCGGCAGCGTATTATTGAACAGAATGCGAATAATCAGGTGGCAAGTCTGACAGCGCTCAACAACACGGCAGCAAGCAACGGCGGGCCCACCTCTGCCACCGTCACCCTTACCGACACGGCTACG TTACAAAGTAAACGAGAGCTGTTCTTCAAGTCTGATTCCGTGAGTGGTGGTACGGGCCCGCCGCCTGGGGCCCCGCCTGCCCCACCTATCGCGCCCTCGGCTCTCAAGGATGCGCTGGCGAAGCGTTCCGCGACCCTCCCCGACCCTCACGAGAACCACCACGAGGCCAACGGCACTACACCTGCGGCTAAGCTCAGCAACAGTGTGTCGGTGGACTCGAATTCCAAGCCACCCAACACGGCGCCTCCGCCGACACCGGCGCCGCCCGTGCCGTCTTCAGCGCCACCTGCGGCACCAGCTCCTCTTAGGAGTACAGAGAATATTATGAAG aAACCAGATCACCCACCAGTTGCGCCAAAACCAGAATTACCTAAGTTAGAAAAACCAAAAACCAAAGAACTAGATGGATATGTCGGATTTGCGAATTTACCAAACCAGGTGTACAGGAAAGCTGTTAAAAAAGGATTCGAATTCACATTAATGGTAGTAG GTGAAACGGGGCTAGGAAAGTCAACGTTAATAAACTCCTTGTTCCTAACGGACGTGTACGACAGGGAAAAGCAACCCGGTCCCTCGCTGCGGGTGAAAAAGACTGTGGGGGTGGAAACCAGTGTGGTGTTACTCAAGGAAAATGGCGTCAACCTCACTCTGACCATCGTAGATACGCCCGGCTTTGGAGATGCGGTCGACAACAGCAATTG cTGGCAACCAATAATTGACTTTGTCGAATCGAAATATGAAGAGTTCCTAAATGCAGAGTCCCGAGTTACTCGCAAGGCGGCGCCCCCTGACACCAGGGTACATTGCTGCTTGTACTTCATTGCGCCCAGCGGACACGGCTTGAAACCCCTCGATGTAGAGTTCATGCAACGACTCGGCGATAAAGTCAACATCATACCGGTCATCGCCAAGGCTGATACCATGACGCCCGAAGAGTGCAAAGATTTCAAGGAACAG ATAATGAAAGAGATCGCGCAGcacaaaataaagatttacgACTTTCCCGAGAGCACCGGCGAGGAGGGCGAGGTGGGCGAGGTGACGCGGGCCATCCGCTCGCGGGTGCCGTTCGCGGTGGTCGGCGCCAACACGGTCATAGAGCAGGATGGCAAGAGGATTCGCGGGCGAAAGTATCCCTGGGGCATCGCTGAGG TGGAGAACCTGGAGCACTGCGACTTCCTGGCTCTTCGCAACATGGTGATCAGGACGCATCTCCAGGATCTGAAGGACGTGACCAGCTCGGTGCACTACGAGAACTACCGCTGCCGCAAGCTGGCCGGCCTCTCGCACGACGGGAAGCCCCACAGGATCAACTCCAACAA GAATCCTTTGGCACAAATGGAGGAAGAAAAGAGAGAGCACGatcttaaaatgaaaaaaatggagAGCGAAATGGAACAG gtGTTCGAGATGAAAGTTCGCGAGAAGCGAGCGAAGCTGAAAGAATCCGAAGCGGAGTTGGCTCGGCGGCACGAGGC